A window of the Ostrea edulis chromosome 1, xbOstEdul1.1, whole genome shotgun sequence genome harbors these coding sequences:
- the LOC130051846 gene encoding uncharacterized protein LOC130051846: protein MPPNTKTTTKKEFKCPMCPVKTYNLGAMKEHLASCGLQKMEKRYTCTAGTCTYRTNRLANLNRHRKRHDETKAKESDGEWAKNDPGNLSDVLGDLSTDTDADVSQGISSSFTGCDYIPVRKPTRPAKVFVPPPKPVLPSVQEVPSYDLPTVSVVTPEVPQSEILSSTRASSSVVTRNSPTATQIEHATSELPPRRLAASLHPPRFALKRSRLDNIERVDVGSQTLQPAQKTTRWTITRWTDNGKDYEEIQLVEDLFDAI from the coding sequence ATGCCTCCAAACACAAAGACTACTACAAAGAAGGAATTTAAATGTCCCATGTGCCCAGTTAAAACGTATAATCTGGGAGCCATGAAGGAACATTTAGCAAGTTGTGGCTTACAGAAGATGGAAAAGAGGTACACTTGTACAGCAGGCACTTGTACTTACCGTACCAACAGACTGGCGAATTTGAATAGACATCGGAAACGGCATGATGAGACAAAGGCCAAAGAGTCCGATGGAGAATGGGCTAAAAATGATCCAGGGAATCTCAGTGACGTCTTGGGAGATTTAAGTACAGACACTGATGCAGACGTTAGCCAGGGAATCAGTTCTTCATTCACTGGGTGTGACTATATACCTGTGAGGAAGCCGACTCGACCTGCTAAAGTGTTTGTTCCACCACCAAAACCGGTGTTGCCATCAGTACAGGAGGTACCAAGTTACGATTTACCGACTGTATCGGTAGTGACACCTGAAGTCCCGCAAAGTGAAATTCTGTCATCCACGAGAGCATCGTCATCTGTAGTGACCAGGAATTCACCGACAGCAACGCAAATTGAACATGCCACTTCGGAGTTACCTCCCCGACGTCTGGCTGCGAGTTTGCATCCACCTAGGTTTGCTTTAAAGCGAAGTCGTCTTGACAATATTGAAAGAGTGGACGTTGGGTCTCAGACGTTGCAACCAGCTCAGAAGACGACTCGTTGGACAATTACAAGGTGGACAGATAATGGGAAAGACTATGAGGAGATTCAGCTGGTAGAGGACCTATTCGATGCTATATAA
- the LOC125664660 gene encoding LOW QUALITY PROTEIN: uncharacterized protein LOC125664660 (The sequence of the model RefSeq protein was modified relative to this genomic sequence to represent the inferred CDS: inserted 1 base in 1 codon; substituted 1 base at 1 genomic stop codon) encodes MQPRQKSHSNEVGGRPSKGKRKFAGRARLPGVKKRCQREESTEPSQETDNGTSKESELEKVVSSVAEEMLPEINKRIETIISQRLDTPPSESSKVSYMPSTAITHVSNLSDSDQIVCFDTSFPSYPSPPSIASVHVGLVYMHVSQSVKQKIMKGEFVELHTLLNKETDIETQESKFLFMNGQLTLKPANTVKIATIDTWLDAFFIYMSIYLSAHIEQTHSLIKYMANIKLGVSRVSGGLGWREYDRQFRLKRAKDNSISWDKIYPELWLLFITLNTQSVYKNSQGSSKCCHDYNNKXSCRLQNCXYQHQCLKCRNKHPAIHCPDKQAIQMSSTSRNFQAPSSGFRQSGSKYSAGSFRKNRFNSN; translated from the exons ATGCAACCTCGACAAAAGTCGCATTCCAATGAAGTGGGAGGGAGGCCATCGAAGGGAAAACGTAAATTCGCCGGGAGGGCCAGGTTGCCGGGTGTAAAGAAAAGGTGCCAGAGGGAAGAGAGCACAGAGCCATCTCAGGAGACGGATAATGGGACGAGCAAGGAGTCAGAACTGGAGAAAGTTGTTTCGTCAGTGGCGGAAGAGATGCTGCCAGAAATCAACAAAAGGATAGAGACGATTATTTCTCAACGCCTTGACACACCGCCGTCTGAAAGTAGCAAAGTTTCATATATGCCTAGTACAGCAATTACACATGTATCAAATTTATCTGATTCAGATCAAATCGTTTGTTTCGACACAAGTTTTCCTTCGTATCCATCACCTCCGAGCATAGCTAGTGTGCATGTAGGACTAGT GTATATGCATGTGTCTCAATCAGTTAAACAAAAAATCATGAAAGGGGAGTTTGTGGAACTACATACACTTTTAAATAAAGAAACAGATATTGAAACGCAGGAAAGTAAATTTTTATTCATGAATGGCCAGCTTACATTAAAACCTGCAAATACGGTCAAAATCGCAACAATTGATACTTGGCTAGATGCATTTTTTATCTATATGAGTATATATTTGTCAGCACATATTGAACAAACTCACAGCCTTATTAAGTACATGGCAAATATTAAACTCGGTGTCAGCCGAGTTTCTGGAGGATTAGGTTGGAGAGAGTATGACCGTCAATTTCGACTAAAAAGAGCCAAAGACAACAGTATTTCCTGGGACAAAATTTACCCAGAGCTATGGCTTCTTTTTATAACCCTTAATACTCAGTCAGTATATAAGAATTCTCAGGGCAGCTCAAAATGTTGCCATGACTACAACAACA GTTCTTGCCGGCtacaaaattgttaatatcaacACCAATGTTTAAAGTGTCGAAACAAACATCCTGCCATTCATTGTCCTGATAAACAAGCTATACAGATGTCTTCAACCTCAAGGAATTTTCAAGCTCCCTCATCAGGTTTTCGTCAATCAGGCAGCAAATATTCAGCAGGTTCCTTTCGTAAAAACAGGTTTAACTCCAATTAA